Proteins found in one Triticum aestivum cultivar Chinese Spring chromosome 4D, IWGSC CS RefSeq v2.1, whole genome shotgun sequence genomic segment:
- the LOC123100783 gene encoding histone H1-I has protein sequence MRAQLALALLLFLVVASASPLASAHGDLDYGGGVKKSEATGGYTAGIEKKPEAVSASAENKPEAISAGVEKKPDAVSGTDVSSSAETKPEVVAGYDGGKKKPDVAPNNVDAEKKPVSASGYTGKEKKPEGGTKAAEEKKSKVASEKKSKRKSEPSQPSTIEKKPKSKNEKKSKGKNDASGYTGAEKKPKEKVDTPKKEKPKKEPKKEEPKKEETAATVTSDSYTAPKNAQPETPAASTADAYAAPKTAQPEMAATSTTGGYA, from the coding sequence ATGAGGGCCCAGCTCGCTCTAGCCCTTCTGCTCTTCCTCGTTGTtgcctcagccagccccctagcatCGGCCCATGGTGATCTTGACTATggcggtggagtgaagaaatcTGAAGCTACCGGCGGATACACCGCCGGTATTGAGAAGAAACCCGAAGCTGTCTCGGCCAGTGCTGAGAATAAACCCGAAGCCATCTCCGCTGGTGTGGAGAAGAAACCAGATGCCGTCTCCGGAACAGACGTCTCCTCCAGCGCGGAGACGAAACCCGAAGTCGTCGCTGGCTATGATGGTGGTAAGAAGAAACCTGACGTCGCCCCCAACAATGTTGACGCAGAGAAGAAACCAGTAAGTGCCTCTGGCTATACTGGCAAGGAGAAGAAACCCGAAGGTGGCACCAAGGCTGCTGAGGAGAAGAAATCTAAAGTTGCCTCCGAGAAGAAATCCAAAAGAAAGAGTGAGCCCTCCCAGCCTTCCACCATCGAGAAGAAACCCAAAAGTAAAAATGAGAAGAAGTCCAAAGGAAAGAATGACGCCTCTGGATACACTGGTGCGGAGAAGAAACCAAAAGAAAAAGTAGATACACCCAAGAAGGAGAAGCCAAAGAAGGAACCGAAGAAGGAGGAGCCGAAGAAGGAGGAGACCGCGGCGACCGTCACATCCGATAGTTACACTGCACCGAAGAATGCTCAGCCGGAGACGCCGGCAGCTAGCACTGCTGACGCTTATGCTGCGCCAAAGACTGCTCAGCCGGAGATGGCGGCGACTAGCACAACCGGCGGTTACGCCTAG